A genomic window from Acetobacter sp. includes:
- the lpdA gene encoding dihydrolipoyl dehydrogenase, with the protein MAIEIKVPALGESVTSATVGKWLKQPGDAVAVDEPVVELETDKVSVEVPASAAGVLESQAVKEGDEVEVGAVLAILAEGAKAAAKPVASKPAEAPKKEATPAAEKKPALAATEAPAETDYDLVVIGAGPGGYVCAIRAAQLGFKVACVEKRATLGGTCLNVGCIPSKALLQSSENYHAAAHDFATHGIDIAGIKLNLAQMQKRKAGIVEANVKGVEYLFKKNGITWLKGLGKVEGTGRLTVDGKPVTAKHIVIAAGSDSAGLKGVDVDEKVIVTSTGALELSAVPKKLVVIGGGVIGLELGSVWHRLGADVTVVEFLDRLVPGTDNEVEAAFRKILTKQGLTMKLGHKVTKAEKTGKGVTLTVEPSQGGAAETLEADVVLLAIGRTAASKNMGLEEAGIALDNRGRIEVDEHFATNVPGVYAIGDVIRGPMLAHKAEEEGVAIAEILAGQAGHVNYDAIPGVIYTWPEVATVGFTEEQLKEKGVEYKVGKFPFMANGRARAVGMTDGFVKVIADAKTDRVLGTHIIGPGAGELIAECTMAIEFGASSEDIGRVCHAHPTLSEAVKEAALGVSGHSLNI; encoded by the coding sequence ATGGCAATCGAAATCAAGGTTCCGGCGTTGGGCGAGAGTGTGACGTCTGCCACGGTCGGCAAATGGCTCAAACAGCCGGGTGATGCGGTCGCTGTCGATGAGCCGGTTGTCGAGCTTGAAACAGACAAGGTGAGTGTCGAGGTTCCCGCTTCCGCTGCCGGCGTGCTGGAAAGTCAGGCCGTCAAGGAAGGCGATGAAGTGGAAGTCGGCGCTGTGCTGGCCATCCTCGCTGAAGGTGCGAAAGCGGCCGCCAAGCCTGTCGCTTCCAAACCTGCCGAAGCACCGAAGAAAGAAGCCACTCCGGCTGCTGAAAAGAAACCGGCTCTGGCAGCGACAGAAGCTCCTGCCGAGACGGATTATGATCTGGTCGTGATCGGTGCTGGTCCGGGCGGTTATGTCTGCGCCATTCGCGCCGCCCAGCTTGGCTTCAAGGTCGCCTGTGTCGAAAAGCGCGCCACACTCGGTGGCACCTGCTTGAATGTCGGCTGTATCCCGTCCAAGGCGCTGCTTCAGTCGTCAGAAAACTATCATGCCGCAGCGCATGATTTTGCGACACATGGCATTGATATCGCCGGTATCAAGCTGAATCTGGCGCAGATGCAGAAGCGCAAAGCCGGTATTGTCGAAGCCAACGTCAAGGGTGTGGAGTATCTCTTCAAGAAGAACGGTATCACCTGGCTGAAAGGGCTCGGCAAGGTTGAGGGCACGGGACGCCTGACGGTTGACGGCAAGCCTGTCACGGCGAAGCACATCGTGATTGCGGCTGGCAGTGACAGCGCCGGTCTGAAGGGTGTGGACGTCGATGAGAAGGTGATCGTCACCTCCACCGGCGCTCTTGAACTCTCCGCCGTGCCGAAGAAGCTGGTTGTCATCGGCGGCGGCGTGATCGGCCTTGAACTGGGCAGCGTCTGGCACCGTCTGGGAGCGGATGTGACTGTCGTCGAGTTCCTTGATCGTCTGGTTCCGGGCACGGACAACGAGGTCGAGGCGGCTTTCCGCAAGATCCTGACGAAGCAGGGTCTGACGATGAAGCTTGGTCACAAGGTGACCAAGGCCGAGAAAACCGGAAAAGGCGTGACCCTGACAGTCGAGCCTTCACAGGGTGGCGCTGCTGAAACGCTGGAAGCTGACGTTGTGCTTCTGGCCATCGGTCGCACGGCGGCGAGCAAGAATATGGGTCTTGAAGAAGCCGGTATTGCGCTCGACAATCGTGGCCGTATTGAAGTCGATGAGCATTTCGCGACCAACGTGCCGGGCGTTTATGCCATCGGCGACGTCATCCGTGGCCCGATGCTGGCGCACAAGGCCGAGGAAGAGGGTGTCGCTATTGCGGAAATCCTCGCCGGTCAGGCTGGTCATGTGAATTACGACGCCATTCCGGGTGTGATCTATACATGGCCTGAAGTAGCAACCGTCGGCTTTACCGAAGAACAGCTCAAGGAAAAGGGTGTCGAATACAAGGTCGGCAAGTTCCCATTCATGGCCAACGGTCGTGCGCGCGCCGTGGGCATGACTGATGGGTTTGTGAAGGTGATTGCTGACGCAAAGACCGACCGTGTTCTCGGCACGCATATCATTGGGCCGGGCGCTGGCGAACTGATCGCTGAATGCACGATGGCGATTGAGTTTGGTGCCTCGTCCGAGGATATCGGACGTGTCTGCCATGCTCATCCGACTCTGAGCGAGGCGGTGAAGGAAGCCGCTCTTGGTGTCAGTGGTCACTCGCTGAACATCTGA
- the odhB gene encoding 2-oxoglutarate dehydrogenase complex dihydrolipoyllysine-residue succinyltransferase codes for MSVEIKVPTLGESVTTATVAKWLKKAGEQVAADEPVAELETDKVTVEVPAPQAGVLGQPAVQEGDEVEVGALLTTLEAGATAKAAPKAEAPKAEAPKAAAPKAAPPPAAKSAPAEKTDAAAAFPAARKIMAEQGVSAQQIGSGSGKDGRITKGDVQSFLAQPPVSAQAPAKPPRQDDPREERVKMTRLRRTIARRLKDAQNTAAMLTTFNEIDMTAAKEMRVEFQDLFVKKYGVKLGFMSIFSKAVIAALNEFPAINAEIDGEDVIYRNFVNLGIAVGGPNGLVVPVIRDAENLSHAEIEKRIAGFGKAAREGTLKIDDLSGGTFSITNGGIYGSMLSTPILNAPQSGILGMHNIVDRPVAVNGKVEIRPIMYVALSYDHRIVDGKEAVSFLVALKKYVEEPRSLLLGL; via the coding sequence ATGTCAGTCGAGATCAAGGTGCCGACGCTGGGCGAGAGTGTCACGACGGCGACTGTTGCGAAATGGCTGAAGAAGGCCGGAGAGCAGGTGGCGGCTGATGAACCCGTTGCCGAGCTGGAGACTGACAAGGTGACGGTCGAGGTTCCCGCCCCGCAGGCCGGTGTTCTGGGGCAGCCTGCCGTCCAGGAAGGCGATGAGGTCGAGGTCGGCGCGCTGCTGACAACGCTTGAGGCAGGTGCAACGGCGAAAGCGGCCCCGAAAGCTGAGGCTCCCAAGGCAGAAGCCCCGAAGGCTGCGGCCCCTAAAGCGGCTCCTCCACCGGCTGCGAAATCCGCTCCCGCTGAGAAGACGGACGCTGCCGCAGCTTTCCCGGCTGCCCGCAAGATCATGGCCGAACAGGGTGTCTCCGCCCAGCAGATCGGTTCCGGCTCTGGCAAAGATGGCCGTATCACGAAAGGCGACGTGCAGTCTTTCCTCGCGCAGCCGCCCGTGAGCGCGCAGGCTCCCGCCAAGCCGCCACGTCAGGATGATCCGCGTGAAGAGCGCGTGAAGATGACACGCCTGCGTCGCACGATCGCCCGTCGTCTGAAGGACGCGCAGAACACGGCAGCGATGCTGACCACGTTCAACGAGATCGACATGACCGCCGCGAAGGAAATGCGCGTCGAGTTTCAGGATCTCTTCGTGAAGAAGTATGGCGTGAAGCTGGGCTTCATGTCGATCTTCTCGAAAGCCGTGATCGCAGCCCTCAACGAATTCCCGGCCATCAATGCCGAGATCGACGGTGAGGACGTCATCTATCGCAACTTCGTCAATCTTGGCATCGCCGTCGGTGGCCCGAACGGTCTTGTCGTGCCGGTCATCCGTGATGCGGAAAATCTGTCACATGCCGAGATCGAGAAGAGGATCGCAGGATTCGGCAAGGCCGCTCGCGAAGGCACGCTGAAGATCGACGATCTGTCAGGCGGCACGTTCTCCATCACCAATGGCGGCATTTACGGCTCCATGCTGTCCACGCCGATCTTGAACGCACCGCAGTCCGGCATTCTGGGCATGCACAACATCGTTGATCGTCCGGTCGCGGTGAACGGCAAGGTCGAGATTCGCCCGATCATGTATGTGGCGCTGTCCTATGACCACCGCATCGTGGACGGGAAGGAGGCTGTGAGCTTCCTTGTCGCGCTCAAAAAGTATGTCGAAGAGCCCCGCAGCCTGCTGCTCGGCCTCTGA
- a CDS encoding 2-oxoglutarate dehydrogenase E1 component, protein MAGSDLLTTALSGSNIAYVADLYARWAEDPNSVDSSFADLFGAMDDETASILQDASGASWAPRKSIITGDEPAPAPATGKASGLAATDSLAIAQLIRAFREFGHLEAQIDPLGLKVPAPAVELDPATYGFGPKDLDRPVYIGKLLSPILPGRETASVKEVVTALRQVYCGAIGAEYMYARSEEQRDWFRSRLEGDNWQSSVTVEEQKSILKNLTEAEGFESFCQKRYVGAKRFGLEGGEVSIPALHAVIDQVAQQGVKSVAIGMAHRGRLNTLVNVVRKPYVAIFNEFGGGSFKPDNVAGSGDVKYHLGSSTDVEIGGHSVHISLQPNPSHLEAVDPVVCGKVRAAQDDDGDTETRLSHMAIQIHGDAAFAGQGVVYETISMSQLKGYRTGGSVHIIVNNQVGFTTNPENGHSGIYGSDMAKAIEAPVLHINGDNAEAVVYGARLAADYRQKFASDIILDIVCYRRNGHNETDEPAFTQPVMYKAIADHETPHTVYASHLVKTGVVTEEDVKAQWDAFHAKLDEDFKAAQSYKVNKADWLESNWSGLQAPPKAGEVTKVETGVAKAVLAEIGAAITQVPEGFDLNSKIARQMKTKAKAVETGEGIDWATGEALGFGSLLLEKHRIRLSGEDVQRGTFSQRHATVIDQTSQQPYTMLNHIREEQSQIDIWNSHLSEFAVLGFEYGYTMHNPNNLVLWEAQFGDFANGAQVIIDQFIASGETKWLRMSGLVLLLPHGYEGQGPEHSSARLERYLQLCAEDNMFVCNITSPANYFHALRRQLKLPYRKPLVLMEPKSLLRHKLAVSTLAEFETGTSFRPVIGEIDPLADNAVERVVLCSGKVYYDLLEARRDQKLEKVAIIRLEQLYPFPEAELAVELKRYPNAKEIVWCQEETRNGGGWHFVDRLIEGALGVAGHKVGRPVYAGRAAAASPATGLAKTHAAEQVALVQNALGLN, encoded by the coding sequence ATGGCGGGCAGCGATCTTCTTACGACGGCACTGAGTGGTAGCAATATCGCTTATGTGGCCGACCTGTACGCACGGTGGGCCGAAGACCCCAATAGTGTCGACTCCTCCTTCGCCGACCTGTTCGGGGCTATGGACGATGAAACGGCCTCCATTCTTCAGGATGCCTCCGGCGCTTCCTGGGCACCGCGCAAATCCATCATCACGGGCGACGAGCCCGCTCCGGCTCCCGCGACCGGCAAGGCCTCCGGTCTGGCTGCGACCGACAGCCTCGCCATCGCGCAACTGATCCGGGCGTTCCGCGAATTCGGGCATCTGGAAGCGCAGATCGACCCGTTGGGTCTCAAAGTTCCGGCTCCGGCCGTCGAGCTGGACCCTGCGACCTACGGCTTCGGCCCAAAGGATCTCGATCGTCCGGTCTATATCGGCAAGCTGCTGTCTCCGATCCTGCCGGGCCGCGAGACGGCCAGCGTCAAGGAAGTCGTAACTGCGCTGCGTCAGGTCTATTGCGGCGCGATCGGCGCGGAATACATGTATGCGCGTTCCGAAGAGCAGCGCGACTGGTTCCGCTCCCGTCTGGAAGGTGACAACTGGCAGAGCAGCGTTACGGTCGAGGAACAGAAATCGATCCTCAAGAACCTGACGGAAGCCGAAGGTTTCGAATCTTTCTGCCAGAAGCGTTATGTCGGCGCGAAGCGCTTCGGTCTTGAGGGCGGTGAGGTCTCCATCCCGGCGCTGCATGCCGTGATCGATCAGGTCGCTCAGCAGGGCGTAAAGTCTGTCGCCATCGGTATGGCGCATCGCGGTCGCCTGAATACGCTGGTGAACGTCGTCCGCAAGCCCTATGTCGCGATCTTCAACGAGTTCGGCGGCGGCTCCTTCAAGCCCGATAACGTGGCCGGTTCCGGCGACGTGAAATACCACCTCGGCTCCTCCACGGATGTCGAGATCGGCGGTCACTCGGTTCATATCTCGCTCCAGCCGAACCCTTCTCATCTTGAGGCTGTTGATCCGGTCGTCTGCGGCAAGGTCCGCGCCGCACAGGACGATGACGGCGATACCGAGACCCGTCTGTCGCACATGGCGATCCAGATTCATGGCGACGCGGCCTTCGCCGGTCAGGGTGTGGTCTATGAGACGATCTCCATGTCCCAGCTCAAGGGCTATCGGACGGGCGGATCGGTCCATATCATCGTGAACAATCAGGTCGGCTTTACGACCAATCCGGAAAATGGCCATTCCGGCATCTACGGGTCCGACATGGCCAAGGCCATCGAGGCGCCGGTTCTGCACATCAATGGCGACAATGCGGAAGCCGTGGTCTACGGCGCGCGTCTGGCGGCCGACTATCGCCAGAAATTCGCCAGCGACATCATCCTCGACATCGTCTGCTACCGCCGTAACGGCCATAACGAGACCGACGAGCCTGCCTTCACGCAGCCGGTGATGTACAAGGCCATTGCGGATCATGAGACGCCGCATACCGTTTACGCCAGTCACCTCGTGAAAACGGGCGTGGTCACGGAAGAGGACGTCAAGGCGCAGTGGGATGCGTTCCACGCAAAGCTGGACGAAGATTTCAAGGCCGCGCAGTCCTACAAGGTAAACAAGGCCGACTGGCTGGAAAGCAACTGGTCCGGCCTGCAGGCGCCTCCCAAGGCAGGTGAAGTCACGAAGGTCGAGACCGGCGTGGCAAAGGCTGTGCTGGCGGAGATTGGCGCGGCCATTACCCAGGTTCCGGAAGGCTTCGATCTCAACAGCAAGATAGCCCGCCAGATGAAGACCAAGGCGAAAGCCGTCGAGACGGGTGAGGGCATTGATTGGGCAACCGGCGAGGCGCTTGGCTTCGGCTCGCTTCTGCTGGAGAAACATCGTATCCGCCTGTCGGGTGAAGATGTGCAGCGCGGCACCTTCAGTCAGCGTCATGCGACGGTGATCGACCAGACCAGCCAGCAGCCTTACACGATGCTCAACCATATCAGGGAAGAGCAGTCCCAGATCGATATCTGGAACTCGCATCTCTCCGAGTTTGCGGTGCTGGGCTTCGAGTATGGCTACACCATGCACAACCCGAACAACCTCGTGTTGTGGGAAGCGCAGTTCGGCGACTTCGCCAACGGCGCACAGGTCATCATCGACCAGTTCATTGCGTCCGGCGAGACGAAATGGCTGCGTATGTCCGGCCTCGTGCTGCTGCTGCCGCATGGCTATGAAGGGCAGGGACCGGAGCACTCCTCAGCCCGTCTGGAGCGCTATCTCCAGCTCTGCGCCGAAGACAACATGTTCGTCTGCAACATCACGTCTCCGGCCAACTATTTCCACGCGCTGCGTCGTCAGTTGAAGCTGCCGTACCGCAAGCCGCTGGTGTTGATGGAGCCGAAGTCGCTGCTGCGCCACAAGCTCGCCGTGTCCACACTGGCCGAGTTCGAGACAGGCACGAGCTTCCGTCCGGTAATCGGCGAGATCGACCCGTTGGCGGACAATGCGGTCGAGCGTGTCGTTCTCTGCTCGGGCAAGGTCTATTACGATCTGCTGGAAGCCCGCCGCGACCAGAAGCTGGAAAAAGTGGCGATCATCCGTCTTGAGCAGCTCTATCCGTTCCCGGAAGCAGAGCTTGCCGTCGAACTGAAGCGTTATCCGAACGCGAAAGAGATCGTGTGGTGTCAGGAAGAAACCCGTAACGGCGGTGGCTGGCACTTCGTTGATCGTCTGATCGAAGGGGCGCTGGGTGTGGCCGGCCACAAGGTCGGTCGTCCGGTCTATGCGGGCCGCGCTGCTGCGGCCAGTCCGGCGACGGGTCTGGCGAAGACTCATGCCGCCGAACAGGTCGCGCTGGTGCAGAATGCGCTGGGACTGAACTGA
- the zapE gene encoding cell division protein ZapE has protein sequence MNRQPHSAQSRTSGQPQASGPFALYEERVASGTLRRDPDQERVARRLDRLWVELEAYRPVPVRPQEERKGLLSKLVSKLPDLLNRPEERAGDGIPRGVYIVGRVGRGKTMLMDLFFSCVTIKKKQRIHFLTFMQEVHQRLRALKAANPGMSDPIPPLAQTIAQDATLLCFDEFQINDIADAMILGRLFEALFAAKVIIVATSNTVPGDLFQNRPGADAFKPFIAIIQRHLDTEVLDSETDYRRGREQDDTTWIVPADETARRRLDRITARYGEGHPVEKVTLEFSGRSLPVDHSQGPVARFDFTSLCSRPLGPNDYLAIARKFPVIVMDDIPPLGPDDANVARRFITLIDALYDNGNLLFVSADDSPDNLFPSGEGADAFARTASRLMEMSSESWLARAHGPGGVLSRP, from the coding sequence ATGAACAGACAGCCCCATTCCGCCCAGTCCCGGACTTCTGGCCAGCCTCAGGCTTCAGGTCCATTTGCGCTGTATGAGGAACGCGTTGCCAGCGGCACGCTGCGGCGTGATCCGGATCAGGAGCGCGTCGCCAGACGTCTCGACCGTCTGTGGGTCGAACTGGAGGCTTATCGCCCGGTCCCGGTCAGGCCGCAGGAAGAGCGCAAGGGGCTGCTCTCGAAACTCGTCAGCAAACTGCCGGACCTGTTGAATCGGCCTGAGGAGCGCGCAGGCGACGGTATTCCGCGGGGGGTGTATATCGTCGGTCGTGTCGGTCGCGGCAAGACGATGCTGATGGACCTGTTCTTTTCCTGCGTCACGATAAAGAAGAAGCAGCGTATCCACTTCCTGACCTTCATGCAGGAGGTTCATCAGCGCCTGAGGGCGCTCAAGGCGGCCAACCCGGGGATGAGCGATCCGATCCCGCCTCTGGCCCAGACCATCGCCCAGGATGCGACTCTGCTCTGTTTTGATGAGTTCCAGATCAACGATATTGCTGACGCCATGATTCTGGGGCGTCTGTTCGAGGCGCTGTTCGCGGCGAAGGTCATCATCGTCGCCACGTCGAACACCGTTCCCGGTGATCTGTTCCAGAATCGTCCCGGTGCGGACGCCTTCAAGCCGTTCATCGCCATCATCCAGCGCCATCTGGATACGGAAGTGCTGGATTCGGAAACCGATTATCGCCGTGGACGCGAACAGGACGACACGACATGGATCGTGCCGGCCGACGAGACGGCCAGACGGCGTCTCGACAGGATCACGGCGCGTTATGGGGAAGGTCATCCGGTGGAAAAGGTGACTCTGGAATTCAGTGGCCGGTCCCTGCCGGTGGATCACAGTCAGGGACCGGTAGCGCGTTTTGATTTCACTTCTCTGTGTAGTAGGCCGCTGGGACCAAACGATTATTTGGCAATTGCCAGAAAATTTCCCGTTATTGTGATGGACGATATTCCACCCCTTGGACCCGACGATGCGAACGTCGCCAGACGCTTCATCACATTGATCGACGCCTTGTACGACAACGGCAATTTGCTGTTCGTCTCCGCCGATGACTCCCCGGATAACCTGTTCCCGTCAGGGGAGGGAGCGGACGCATTCGCCCGTACGGCATCCCGTCTCATGGAGATGAGCAGCGAAAGCTGGCTGGCCCGCGCCCATGGTCCCGGAGGTGTCCTCTCCAGACCGTGA